The genomic window ATGTCAGCATTGCAGCAGGTACTGACCAAGACAGATCAAGTTAGAGATGAGGCGTGCAGCTTGATCTGCCTCCCAGGCTAAGAGAGAAGGGGTATGGTGGTGGAAACTGTTAAGAACAAGAAAACTCAACTGAATGTTtgggaaattatttttcattctcaagGGTAAACGCAAGGGACTGTTACCATTAATAACTATGAGTTACTAAATGCATAACATCCTCATTTTAGGTTGCAGCTACTGGATTtatttcatgtatgtatgtatcaggtATGTATCAGGTGAGTGATTTATGGTTTTATCCAGTAAGAGAATGAACAGTTATGTCCCAGATACCAGTTTTGAGATGAAATTCCTCAGGGTTCCTAGTAGAAAGTCTGACCATTTAACCAGGTTACAGTTGATTATAgggatttttatttcatcatttctggTATCTTATCATGCCTAAAGAGGAATGATAATTCCAATTTagaaagtgctttcctcacaacaatcctattgGTGTAAATAGTGCATGTAATAACCTTTGGATCATGGTTTACTCACTGGTCAAATGAGGAtctgacttgttcatggtcacagaactagtaactctcctgactcccagcccagtgctctttctaccctAACACCCTGCtccttaaataatttaaattcatATTGCACCTTTTGTTTCTAAAACACTTTATAGACATCCCTACTTGGGTAACAGGATTTGAAGATAGTTTCAGAGACAAGCACCATTTTAAGAACTACTCATGGAAAAAGCAATGTTTTCACTGATCACAGTAGGAGGCTATAATACACTGGCCTCAATAGTCCTgttattctcatcttttgttcATACAGAATCTGGTTCACATCACTGACTGGAGTCTCCTGAGGGTCTCCCTGCCAGCCCTAAAATTCTGGGATTCTTTATTTCTGTTGTATAGGCTGGTTGATTCTCCATTTCACTGTGAGGCAGTCTACCAAAGGAACAGGGCATTTCATCCAgttgtttttaaagaatgttttttttttagtcttctttCCTCCCAATCATGGGCTGAAGTCATTCTAGTAAACTAGAACTGAAAAGTCATCAGAATATAGGATCctctaaagttggaaggaacctcagaccACTTCTTCATTTTTATCTATGAGGGTCAATGAGCTTAATGAATTGTTCCCAAGTTACAGAATAGTAAGCAGCAGAGTAGAATTCAACGCCTGCTCCTACTATTCCAAGGTCATCTGACGTGAACTACCTCAGTATCCTCTTCCATCTGGAagaatttctttcttcccctcatttcttctctgacttctcaaaggaagaattattgagagagaccttaaagtctaaacccctcattttcttaaaaagaagTTTCTCTTCTAAATATGAATGTTCCCTTACGGTTCTCTCCTCagtctttccttctctgctcACACTCGAATCATACACTCACAACTTCAGCTATCACCTCTACAAAGATTCCCTAATCTACAATCCCATGTCTTCAAGCCTCCTGGAACCAAATTTCCAACAGCTTCCTGGAAAGCAGTTCAAAGTCAACAACTCTAAAACTAAACTTATACcctaaagacatcaaagaaattaCAGCTAACGATAACAGTTAGGATTTCtatagtgctttgaagtttgcaaagttaAATTCTTTCAACTTCATAACAACCCATAAAAACCTTaccatcatttttacagatgaggaaactgaggcacagagattaagtgactgaggGCCACCTAACTAAGGGAgggtctgaggcagaatctgaacccaggtctttctaccTCCAACCTGAGCCCTCCATCTATTTAGCTactacacagtgctttaaggactgcaaagcactttgtaaatcttacctcatttgatcctcacaacaaccttggaaaggaagtgctattattcttacggataagaaaactgagtcggtgattaagtaacttgcttaggatgacacagctagtaaatgtttgaagtgagatttgaactcaggtcttcctgactccaagtcatgTGCTCTatctgcaaaaatatttatgctaactttttttatattagcaaaaaatcagaaaataagggggtgtccatcaattggggaaaaacTAAATCAATTATGATATGTGAATGGAACAGAGTATTATTGCACCATGAAAGGTAATAAAATGGATATTTCAGAAAAAACAGTAAAGACCCGTATCAAGTGACACAGACTTAAAATGAGTGGgactagaatttatataacacCATCATAAAAGCAGCTCCCATCAACGTGATGACAGATTTCCAGCAGGCCGaccatgatgaagcatgctgccCACCTCTAACAACAAGCTGATGGTCTTGAGACACCCAATAAGGCTTAATTTTTTTGCaacaatttattttgcttggctaTGTGGATTTGTTATGGGGgttttttaaaactgattttgtTTATAGAGAaggatgagaggaagagaaaataaatgactgttaataaaaacaatttttaatgaataaaactaaactTGTGTTCCCCCCAAAAacctattcttcctcctgttttcCCTCTGTAAATGAACAGCCTTACTGTCTTTTCTACCTTAAAACATCAGTCATCTCTGAAATAATCCCTTTACTTCCCAAAATATCAATCACCTCCTTTCCATTCCTACTCCTCTGGTTCAGGCTCTGAATATGTTTTATCTTGCTAACTGTAGCTTTGCCTTTGGGCAACTGAAGTGTTACACTGAATGGAAGGTATTGTTATTTTCCATAGCCTCGTTCAGATAGTATTTCTTCCATAAAGCTTTTCATAATCCCCTCCACAAGAATTAGTTCCTCTCTGAATCTCAAGACATTCTTTTACCTCTCccatatatttaataattttctaGTTCACGGATATGTTTCTTTGCTCTGTAAAACAACCTATTACGTAAGGACGAGAatctaaatttttcatttttatctatagCACCTTAGCATGTTGTCTTGCACACAGTAAGTTTTTACTTAAAAGAGGTTTactgaattcaagtctttggCCAAACCCCTCAAGTGTGAGTAAACAAAGGAAACACAGTCCGCTCCCAACTCTCATCCCAGCGAAGCTGCTTTGATTCCTTAAGGTTTTTTCTGAACTGGTTCAGTCTGTTATCAGGACTGGAAAATTCTGAGAAGAGTATctgcaaaagagaaacaaaagatgaGGGGCCCCCCCACACTGTGCCTATTATcagcctctcctcccttctccagcAGGCAGTGAGACCCCAGAAACCTAGCTTTCTTTTATCATGCCCCCCCAGGACACTATCAGCAAGTGACACTAGACAAGATGACGATGAGGGTAGAATGCAATGGAGTAGAAGAGTCCAAGCCCAACATCTACCTTCAGCTGATCTGCAAGCTCCTCAGAGTCCATAAAGACCATGCCATTTTCTTCATGTTTCACAAGTTCATGTAAACTGCAAAAAGGAATCGGGAAAGAACTGAAACCAGGcttggaagaagaaacaaaggatCACTGCACCACCCTGTAATGATCTTCTATTTCCCAGGGCAAACAGTATAAGAaaaatcctttttatttcttcattatacTACAGATATGATAAATAGAGGTAAAAGCCAATCCTCAAAGACAGGATCAGCCACTTTGGTGATTACACACTACACAGGGTACACTGCCTGTAAAACAGTAACAGTCTTAGACTGCATCTGGAGTTCAATTCACCTCTAAGTCCACAGAAATGGTTCTGGTACTGTACTACGTAACTTTCACAAACCCTTCCCCCTTGCTTTACAACATACAAATTCTAAAATCAATACCAATGAAAATTTATCGCACAAACTGGTAAGCAGCATCCAAACATATCCACCACCTTCATAGGAAGATCCAAGCCACTGGAGGATTTGTGGAGGCAGACACCAAGATCTGCTGATCCTGCcaaattagggaaaaaggaaacagtttAAGGACAAATCAGTCTATAAAACAATCCTAAAGGGGCTCTACCGACAAGAACTACTGGTTCTGCAGGATAACAACTGAGATGTGGGTTAAAGTAGCAAAATCTCCAGCCACTTTGTTTAAAAGGATCCCAAAGGGAGTATTCGTAAAAGCCATTAAAACAACAATCTGATAAGCACAGACTATAGGAAACTGAAATTtacaaaggaataaaataatttaaaggatCTCTACTAAAGAGAAAGGCTTTTTcaatggcaagatagatttctgtctatttccatttctctaagaaAAGATGCTAAgcattatttaattaataaatcaatCCCTCATAGATGTATGGCCAAAACAGATAACTTGAATTTTCTTGGAAGTCAGGTGACAGAGAATTGAGTGCTAAAAATAAGTATAGGAGTAAAATCCTACTATGCCAGACCCAGCCCTTCAGACAAGAATGAATGAGTGGAAGAatcagggagaagagagaacacaCTCTTTTACTGGCAGACTGCAGAGGGATTTCTGGGAATGTAGGACACAGGAGACAAGTAAGTCTCAACATACAGATTCTCATCTGGTACTGAATGACGCCTCAGGTACCCCTtcccaaaacttttaaaaagggtCTATTAACTCTCACTCAACAAATTCTTGCTATATCTGTTAGCCCTTTGCTTGGTGACTTCCAAGTCCATAATCTCTGTCATTCCATTTAGAGGACAAGTCTATTCTCCATAGGTTGATCTTACCCAGAAGCAAAGGATAATCTTCAGCTTCCAACCACGGTGTGCAGATCTGAATGTGCTTGAGGCACATCTGGCTGATGATTTGGCCATAATACTCTTTAAGAGGTCCTTTCCCTTTGGTGAACAGGAAAACACAGTTATTGttcttcaatctctctctgttCCTTGCAAACATATTCCAAAACTTGAGCAAACTTCAACCCTCATTTAGTAATCCTACATTGGAAATAAGCACTCCCTTTCATGGAAACTTATTactctcttggcctcaatttaGCATTCCAAGTCAGGATCCTTTCTTGCTCCCATTTGTAAATAAGATCAAAAGTCCAAAGAACCTGAAGACATTTAACAGGTAGTAGACTCACTAGTCAAGCCaacctcctcttttccccatctcaCTACCATCAGTCAAAAAGGAGTCAGGTTACAGATTGGTCAGGAATTTCACCAAGCAAACAACTGATCCCTTTTAAATACCCCCAAGATGAACTTTTTGAAATAGCATCCAAAACAGTTTCCCTGTATGTCTCTTATGTAATTTTAAATATTGCTTGACTGACATGCCCAGGAATGAAGACACATAGAAACATAAGGCACCTGTTATCACACAGACTAGAGATGGGAGATTTGCTCCATCAATGATCCACTCTTCGAACCCTAAAAAATCAAGAAGGATAATCAGGTATTTGAAGTGAAAAGAGGTGGATGAAACATTACTCCTCCCAACCACTGAAAGGAAACCACAGTTCAGAGGAAACCTAAATGCCAGGAAGTAGTCCTGTTCCTTCACCCCTTAAGTCTGCTCTTTCCTGAGGAGGagcaagaacttaaaaaggagATCTTACAGAAAAAAGCTGGGTTTTGAGGAAACCTTCCCAAAAGAGAGCAATGGGGCCCCTTTGTTCAGATAAAAGCAAAGAGAATGTGTCAGTAGAGAAAGATTAAAGTCAGGTTCCAAAGGCAAGAAACTAAAATGCCAACCCTGACCAACCATGGTGAGGTGTCCCGACCATGAGTGCTTAGATCACATGCATTAAATCACATTGGATCAGATACACTGAAGGAGAGGAACACAATATTTACTTGATTTTGAGCCTGTGGCTCAAGATGTTTGACTTCTGGGATTCTCATCTTTGAGGTAATGTCATAGGTCCAGGGCCAAGTTGCTCAATAAGACAAAGAGAGGGGCAACTTTGTCCACACCTGACTGAGTCACCCACCTAGTCTTCAACAACCACTACCCAAGAGCAATGTGATGCAAAGGGAACCAGGAACAGCTTTATTCTAATAGTCTTAGACAAAAGAGATACCCATGACCACAGAAACACACCTACTTTCTAAAGCTTTCAGCAAGATGGAGAAATCCTCATCTtctgaaataagaaacaaaaacagcCTTTAACCAGTGGGGTCTCTTTCTTAATGCCACTTCCCTCACTATGCCTTAGGCAGCAGTCCGGGCTGCAGCCCTGAAAGGATATTGCTCTTGTGCTCCTGAATACAGTGCAGCGCCCCTCCCCAACCCAAACCCAGCGATCCCAGGAACTACAGTATGACTTATGCTCAAGCATGAAGTAGTAAAATAAGTagccctccccctcctccctaaAAAAAAGTCCTCAGTACAGCAGGCCCTTAGAGACAATGCTGTAATGCCCAAGGTGCCCATTCAAAGAGACCTCAAGACCTGTCCAGCTCGTGCTGCTGACCAGCAACGCTGGCCGCCCATCAAGTTGTGTCACCTTCCTGCTCCTAGGATTGAGCTCAGTGAATGCAGATCTCTCAATGGCTGGGTCCAATGGTTCTGTGCTaaacagaggcagagataagaaCATCACCAAAGGCTAAAGACCAGACCAATATCTGCTTGATGTGGATAGAGTCCCTGAGAAACCAGTGTGTTTCACCTCCCTGTATCATTGTAACCAGAGCACTTCCCCACAGAGGTCCTGGGCCAGGAACTCTAGTCAACAAGAGTCTTATTTATCCTTAAGAGACCTCCCAAGTGACATACACCAACAGACTTTCTTGTCATCAAAAGCTCCAAAGATAAGGGGGAGAAATGTCTTATCTGAATTCTCTTAAACTGTGGCAAAGGCTCAGGTGAAAGAATGACCTAACTACCTGGGCACAGGAGGCATACCTTGCTCTGAATGGGGAGTAGGTGTGGCCCAGTTTCATGAACAGCTGATGTTGTGTCTCTAGGGGAGTGCTGGTAAAAAACGAGGCTGGCTTGTCATAAACGGTCACAGCTCTGCAAGAAGATCATTGAGAAGTTCTAGAGAGAAGACCAGGAAGTAGGAAGCTGGGAAGGCCCAGGTAAGTATAAAGACCATGAAAGCAGGCTTAGAGCCCAAGAAAATtacattccctttttctttcctaccCAGGAGCAGTCAGAGCTCAGAATCTTTCAGAGAAACTTCCAGAGATGTTTCAAGATAAATTGAACCATCTGAAGGGATAAAGAAAGGTTTTACTTACTCTGCTCCTTCTGCAGACTAATATAGCTAGTAAACATACCCTTGTGCCTGgtgttttcaaaatcctttgcaAACATTCCCAAGCACATAGTTCCCCATATGGTGaaactttcctccttctccttccaatCCTAATTGTCTGTCTAGTATACCTtatattccaattctttgcaagaTCTTCTTTCATTGCATTGGTCACACACAAGTTCAGATCTGACAGGCGGCCACAGAGCTTTTCATACCTGGGAAAGACATATCTGTCACACACTCCTATACCAGGGCCCAATCCATCACTGCTGTGACTACTTATGGTCAGCCAGTGACGAAGCATTCAAGCTTTGTAATTAACCATCCCAGGGCACTGGGCATTGAATGCCAAGATAATGCCTTATCCAGATCACTAGTGGGAAGCAGTCCAGGTCTGTGCAGATACTGTTCTCGGGCTCTAGTATAATGGATTTTTTGATTCCTCATTTAACCCTCCTCCAGAGCCAAAGCAACATAACAAGCTGACTTTGCCATGCACTAATGCTCCTTCCTTAGTCATCCTTCAGCTGTGTCATGCTTATCGCCTTTCATCCAAATCCAATCCTCAGATCCTTCTGTCCCCCTCACCACTTAGCCAGCTGTACAAGAGGGTGGGCAAAGCCATGTGTCAGACCCAACATGGTATAGCCATAGTTATGCCAGTCAATGATCAGCTTGCTCCCACGGAGACAACACACAACCCAGCACACAGCAATGCTGGGCAGGCCAGGCGGATTCTGtgaaagacaaaaagtaaaatcaaaagcAAGAAACTTTGACGTGCAGGATAAGAAAACCAAAGGCAGGGCTTGCACATAAGCCAAACCCATTTTAAACTGATCCCATGACCAGGTAATGGGCTGCCCTAACAACAGCTACTGTGAATAAACAGAAAAATTCCCCAAATCTCTCCTAGTGTTGAACTTTATAGAGAAGATGCATGGGTCCCAGAGCTCATCCTCCTGGCCACCTACAGTCTTCAAGGGAGGGAATAAACTTGCCAAGATGGTAGGGCAGAAATAACAGAGGAAAGAGCATCAAGAGCTAAGAGATTTAGTGGTAGCTCATGAGGATTATTATGTACCCCAATCACCACTAGGAAGGGGTCACTTTCATACTCATGGGCTTAAATATCCAACAACCAGGAGGAAGCACACTCCTTAATCATTAAGCAGTCCCACTGATAATgttgcaaagaactgaaaagcaCAAAATAGGAAGGAAGCAAAAGGTTGCCACACAAATATAATCCTTTGACACCCAAATCATTGTTGGCAAGTGCTGTAAAATTAGCTTTTCATATAAAGAACTAAGACCTACCTGTAGTAAAATGTAATCCACTGGAGGAGCCTTTAAAAGCAAGTCATACAGAAGATATATCGCCTGGATGATAACTTTTATCACATACTGAAACACACGGGGACCAACTGAAAGTCAAAGAAcagttgtaagaatcaaatgtaACTGGTTCTCCTAGCATTTTTACTCTACCACCTctctaaaaaaggaaaagtaaaaaaatgaacaaatttcaCCTGAGATTCGATTGACTTCAGGCATGTGCAAAATATGAATTCTCTTATTGCTTAGGAGTTCATCATGAGGTTTGGAGCCTGAAAGAGAGATCATAGTCAAGTCCAATAAGGAGAGCATGCACATATCTCCAGGCTCAGCCTAAGCCTAACACTCCTCTAAACTTCAGGCCAGCGTTTCTAACTGCCTGACACATCCGCCTGTATGTGCTATCAACACCTccaattcaacatatccaaataCAAATTCATCATCTTGCCTCCAAAAAAAGTCCTTCCATCTGATTCCCCAATTCAGCTTATAGTACTAGCTTTCTTTTAGTTACCCAAACTTAAAATTCAGTCATTCTTTACTCTTCAGACTTCCTCAATTGTCCTTAACTGTCAAATTTTTTCAATCTTCTCTTTAAACTTTCTCCTGCAACTATCCTTCCTTTCCACCCCTAATACTATCACCCCAGTTCAGAGCCTAATGAATTCTTTCCCACATATATCTGCATATGCACACAGTAGTCCAAAAGGTACAGAGACTATAAGGCCAAAATGAATCTAGTGGTTGCGCACCATTTGACTGAACAGAGCAAAAGGCTCTCCTCCAACAAGAAGGCTGCTCACGCACAAGTTAAAGTCAtgcaagattccttgaaagatatccCAACAGAAATACCTACGCTAAGTAACCTtgattaaagttttaaaaagcctAAAGTAGAGACATATATattcaacaaaaatatttgttactGCCATGGAGAATGCTCAATCAGACAACAAGCAATTATTGagggtctactatgtgccaatgcTGGAGAcactaagacaaaaatgaagtccCTGTCCTCCAAGAGCTTACAGCACTAAATCCAAACAGAAGTGGGGTTTGTTCAGCACTGTAGAGACAACTAAATAAGATAAATGATCACTCAAAAGAATTCAGCCCAACCatacatgaaggaaaaaaaagtctgacTATTGTCCCAACTCTGATTTGAAGTTAGGACACCCCTTGGAATTGGTCCATTagtccatatattttagaaaaacacTACATGCAGACGGACAAGGAACTAGACTCAGAACTGAGCAGGAAAAAGAGAATTAGTTAAGCAAGAACAAATTGCCTTTGAGAAACCAACTTCTCCCTGAAAAAAGGTCCATGTCATTAACATCAATATTATTCCAGTGACCCAATATGACCATAAGTCATGGTGAATCACTCATTTCCTTAAAATTTACGTAGCAGGTGACACAAAAGGCAACCAAGAGGCACATGGCAGGTTTGCACATGGCTGCAACATATCACCAAGGAAGAAATGCCCAGCAGAAGCAGTGTTGATATCATCAGAGAGATATAGGCCAGAAAAAGAAGGTATTCCAGTAACGTACTGAAAACAACAATAAGCAAAGCACAGGGCACATGCTGGGAATTACTTTGTACAGATTTCATACTTAATTTTCTATATACAAATTGTTCCCTCCCCATTTTGCCAAAGAAAATGCAAGATCCTTAAGGATTGAGATCACCTCTCAATTTCCATGGCCTATTCCTCCCACTCCACTTCAGCTGCACACAGGGATGGCCAAATTTTGGATCGTCATCACTCACAGGTGTGGTATTTCCAGgatcatgaactctgaaattctttttgaTAATACTCATCATTCCATCTCACCCTCTGCCTTAGACCCCTaatcttatttttcattctcaGTATGACCTCTAATCCCTCcaccctcagttctttcccaggtcaccacatctcctcccttccctataCTCATTCCTAGGTGAACCAGCTCAACACTATACTATACACCCAAATCCCTGCACCCCGTGTCCTATCAGCTATCAGGATTCCCAAACCCCAACCTCAGATTATTCCTACCAACCACCGTCTTTGCTCTTTTAACGTGCTGCTGAATGGAACTAGGGCAAATAATGAAACTATGCTGACTGGGTTTACCACAATTTTACGTTACATATCCCACCTGGACCCTCATTATACAAAGCAATCCTTTTACACCTCTCTAATCAAGTGCTACTCCACTCATCACAGCAGCTATtacaaatcttttcatccctcctcatgCCACCTACTGCCCTCCATCCCCCTATCGCTCTGAGCTGAGGACCCTGCCTCGCGCTTACTGAAAAAATGGAGGCCATTCACttagagctccctcttctcccctagatggcatcctcaactcctcactcatACTTACTTCCACACAATCACCTGTGCAACCTTCTTggattcattctcttctctctattcactCAGACACCATCACGGTGGAATCTCACATAACCTAACATCTGTACTGTTGTAACAATCCTCTGGTTGGTCTCTGCGCCTTAAGTGTCTTCCTATCCCAATgtattctccactcagctgctaaAGTCCTTTTCCTAAAGTAGAGGTCTGACCatttcactcacacacacacacacacacacacacacacacactctctctctctctctctctctctctctctctctctctctctctctctctctctctctccagtagTTCTTTATGACCTCTAGGATTAAACATAAAATTGTCTCTTTGAAAGCTCTGGACCCTTCTTACCATTCCAATTTCCTTACATTTTACTCCTTCCACATACTCCACAGTCTAAGGACACCAGCCTCTTTGTTGTTCCCTGCACTGACATTCCATCTCTAGACTCCacaccttttatttatttatccatgcCTCGTGTCTGGAATGATCTTCCCTCATCACATCTGCCTTCAAGACTTCCTTCCTGActcagttcaagtcccacctaccTTAGGATGCCTCACTCACTCCTCCCCAttgccagtgccttccttctcctttcatttACACAGTACGTATCTTATATGCACAATTTTTCACCTGTTTCTCCACCATCAGAATGGGAGTTGCTTGAGGGCAGGGTTTGtgtttttacctttgtattcccagtgttgcCACACTAAGTAAATTTTTGCTTTCATACTGCCAGCACCTACCACAGGGACTGGCATGTAGCAGGTCAACAAATACTCAGGGATGGGGGactggacatgtgatttcattggtatacagGGAGCTCCCAgttgaggaaattccctctaccaatgcaggtatGCAACTTTTCAGCAACTTCCAGTCCCTTTGTTGCCTAAAGCTCTGAGAAGTCAGTCACACAGCAGCATGTTTAAAAAGTGGGCCttggaaaaaaaccaaatcaaatcttcctggcttccaggccagctctctatccacgaCACCATGCTGCCCcatgtgatttacccaaggtctaGAGAACTAGAGAAAGGTCCCCAGAACATTGGGCTGAGCCCTTGCTGAGCATGCCCAGGAACATGTGAGCTAGTCAGACAAGATGAGAAGGCTCAGAGGGGCTGTCATCTGCACTGGGATCCATGAGATCACAAACCCACGTAACTGGAAGACATTCCTTGGTATTCCAAGAGCTCCCCAGCCAGCTGCCCTGCCTCCACACGCTCCAGGACCACCCAGAACGGGACGCTCCGCCTTGATGCAGGGTTTCCCACACCTGTAACAggttctgcccctcccccccacctgaCTCCATTTCCACCTGTCAGCATTCTTCGCCGCCTCCAACACCCGGCACAACCGCCACCTCCTCCACGAAGGCTTCCCGCTGACCTGCCCCACGCCCAGCAATGAACCCCGTATCCTGGGGACCCCAACCTCCTCCTGTCTGGTCTGGAATGACGCGTGTTTCTGCCGTGGATGGTCGTTACCCGTGGCCCACGTCATTTCCCCACTAGAGAAGCCCTTTAGGGCGGAGGGCCGGAGTGGGCATTGGCTCCCCGTGGCCGCGCTGTGGGCGGGGAGGCTCAGGGGTCAGCCTCCACGACGCCCAGCATTCAGACCACAGCACGGGCCTCTGCCCTCGGGGAGCCCCACGCGGACAAAACCGCCCCGATTACACCAAACGCACCAGGAGAATCCGCGCGGGGAGCGACGGGAGTCCGCAGTGGGCCATCGGGGGTGCAGATGGGGCGGGGGGCCAGTCTGAAGCAGGTCTTGGGACCAGAGGACCTCGGGGCCCCAGTGCctcaggggagggggaggagcgaAAAGG from Notamacropus eugenii isolate mMacEug1 chromosome 1, mMacEug1.pri_v2, whole genome shotgun sequence includes these protein-coding regions:
- the ALG1 gene encoding chitobiosyldiphosphodolichol beta-mannosyltransferase isoform X3, whose protein sequence is MPEVNRISVGPRVFQYVIKVIIQAIYLLYDLLLKAPPVDYILLQNPPGLPSIAVCWVVCCLRGSKLIIDWHNYGYTMLGLTHGFAHPLVQLAKWYEKLCGRLSDLNLCVTNAMKEDLAKNWNIRAVTVYDKPASFFTSTPLETQHQLFMKLGHTYSPFRASTEPLDPAIERSAFTELNPRSRKVTQLDGRPALLVSSTSWTEDEDFSILLKALERFEEWIIDGANLPSLVCVITGKGPLKEYYGQIISQMCLKHIQICTPWLEAEDYPLLLGSADLGVCLHKSSSGLDLPMKVVDMFGCCLPVCAINFHCLHELVKHEENGMVFMDSEELADQLKILFSEFSSPDNRLNQFRKNLKESKQLRWDESWERTVFPLFTHT
- the ALG1 gene encoding chitobiosyldiphosphodolichol beta-mannosyltransferase isoform X1; the protein is MAASSVAPVLLALALGFLLLVWRARRRPRVRSVCVVVVGDVGRSPRMQYHALSLARRGFDVTLLGYSGSKPHDELLSNKRIHILHMPEVNRISVGPRVFQYVIKVIIQAIYLLYDLLLKAPPVDYILLQNPPGLPSIAVCWVVCCLRGSKLIIDWHNYGYTMLGLTHGFAHPLVQLAKWYEKLCGRLSDLNLCVTNAMKEDLAKNWNIRAVTVYDKPASFFTSTPLETQHQLFMKLGHTYSPFRASTEPLDPAIERSAFTELNPRSRKVTQLDGRPALLVSSTSWTEDEDFSILLKALERFEEWIIDGANLPSLVCVITGKGPLKEYYGQIISQMCLKHIQICTPWLEAEDYPLLLGSADLGVCLHKSSSGLDLPMKVVDMFGCCLPVCAINFHCLHELVKHEENGMVFMDSEELADQLKILFSEFSSPDNRLNQFRKNLKESKQLRWDESWERTVFPLFTHT
- the ALG1 gene encoding chitobiosyldiphosphodolichol beta-mannosyltransferase isoform X2 codes for the protein MLTGSKPHDELLSNKRIHILHMPEVNRISVGPRVFQYVIKVIIQAIYLLYDLLLKAPPVDYILLQNPPGLPSIAVCWVVCCLRGSKLIIDWHNYGYTMLGLTHGFAHPLVQLAKWYEKLCGRLSDLNLCVTNAMKEDLAKNWNIRAVTVYDKPASFFTSTPLETQHQLFMKLGHTYSPFRASTEPLDPAIERSAFTELNPRSRKVTQLDGRPALLVSSTSWTEDEDFSILLKALERFEEWIIDGANLPSLVCVITGKGPLKEYYGQIISQMCLKHIQICTPWLEAEDYPLLLGSADLGVCLHKSSSGLDLPMKVVDMFGCCLPVCAINFHCLHELVKHEENGMVFMDSEELADQLKILFSEFSSPDNRLNQFRKNLKESKQLRWDESWERTVFPLFTHT